A region of the Gemmatimonadaceae bacterium genome:
GCGCTGCCCGGAGCATAAAAAGTGTTGTGAGTCAGCTCGTGAATGACGGTATTGGCGAGGTCGACCGAATCGCGCTTGAGACTCGTGCTGAGCAGCGGGTCGTTGAACCAGCCGAGTGTGCTGAAAGCATCAGCTGGTCGCAATGAAACGTCATACCCGTCCTCGTAGAACTTGCGCGCCGCCCGGCGCGCCGCATTGAAGTCGAAGTACCCTTTGTAGGGAACTCGTCCGACAATCGGAAACCACCACGTGTAAGGCTCCAGCCTGTCGCGGTACGCGGCGGACAGAACCAGGACGAGTGTGTCCTTGTCCAGACGCGAGTAGGTCGTAAAGCTTTCTTTCGTACGAAGCCCGACTGAATCCCTGGCGTATGAGCGAGCAGCGAGCACAAGTCTGAGCTTCTGGCGCACCGCGAAATCGAGGCTGGGGTCTGCAACGAGCTCCGCAATGGGCCGCCTGCGCGCCAGGATCTTCCCCTCCTCCCACGCGCCACGGCTGAGATAGCACCCCGTGGGAGAGAGGGTCATGGCAAAGAGGGCCGCGGCGAGGATGAATACCGCCGCACGCTTTCGGGGCTGCATGGGCGAAAGATACGGTTAGGCGTGTCCTGCCGCGCATGCGGGAGG
Encoded here:
- a CDS encoding aminopeptidase: MQPRKRAAVFILAAALFAMTLSPTGCYLSRGAWEEGKILARRRPIAELVADPSLDFAVRQKLRLVLAARSYARDSVGLRTKESFTTYSRLDKDTLVLVLSAAYRDRLEPYTWWFPIVGRVPYKGYFDFNAARRAARKFYEDGYDVSLRPADAFSTLGWFNDPLLSTSLKRDSVDLANTVIHELTHNTFYAPGSAPFNESFASFVGARGAAAFFRSRGQTGAAARADAAWEDEKILGEFWSSLARTLDSAYSAHPESRDARIGVRDTVYSRARATLVTEIAPRLRTVSPWYAQRVPLDNASLLARRVYARNLDLFDAVYAREGGNLRRAIGRIIGLAKASPKDPYDGLRRWLAAFSVPAG